The Hypomesus transpacificus isolate Combined female chromosome 2, fHypTra1, whole genome shotgun sequence genome window below encodes:
- the mex3a gene encoding RNA-binding protein MEX3A, translating into MPSLLVLAGIMEKNGGYGGDLAGSGFGSEGLLVPPDEEEDDSRALRVALGQLSLLGLGEGEDGSGAPTTGVQDRSNNNNNHHNHTNNVGGGDSVLLQGKSKLCALYEGSSAETKGRGCNITECVPVPSSEHVAEIVGRQGCKIKALRAKTNTYIKTPVRGEEPVFLITGRKEDVALARREIISAAEHFSMLRASRNKLGVSFSGSPPTPLPGQTTIQVRVPYRVVGLVVGPKGSTIKRIQQQTCTYIVTPSRDRDPVFEITGSPGNAERAREEIEAHIAFRTGGLHDHNNENDCLGPDGSSGPAGSGGLESRLQQVWGLQGGQRKPLTSSYRQNFSDAMVGGGGEVGGIYSKGNFSSSGEKPCSYFGSEGTQSWGDPDYPKQVAFYAQQRSKSFGGLPLPLTRLSPGLPEPCGGGSTANSSVTSIAAVAGSPHAQARRAHSEPTSASVGFPGRLPVPDSPPAIMRDCMTCFESKVTAALVPCGHNLFCMECAIRICELNHPECPVCHTLVTQAIRIFS; encoded by the exons ATGCCTAGCCTGCTGGTTCTAGCAGGGATCATGGAGAAAAATGGGGGCTACGGCGGGGATCTAGCCGGCTCCGGATTCGGAAGCGAAGGTCTCCTTGTGCCACCCGATGAGGAAGAAGACGACTCCCGTGCCCTCAGGGTCGCGTTGGGCCAGTTGTCTCTGTTGGGGCTCGGGGAAGGCGAGGACGGCAGCGGGGCTCCTACAACGGGAGTACAGGACAGGagtaacaataacaataaccatcataaccacactAATAACGTTGGAGGGGGAGACTCGGTACTTTTGCAAGGAAAAAGCAAGTTATGTGCCCTGTATGAAGGCTCTTCAGCTGAGACGAAGGGACGAGGCTGCAACATAACAGAATGCGTCCCCGTGCCCAGTTCTGAACATGTGGCCGAAATAGTCGGGAGACAAG GTTGCAAGATCAAAGCTTTGCGGGCCAAAACCAATACCTACATCAAAACTCCTGTTAGGGGTGAGGAGCCTGTGTTCCTGATCACGGGCCGGAAGGAGGACGTGGCTCTGGCACGGCGCGAGATCATATCTGCCGCCGAGCACTTCTCCATGCTACGGGCATCCCGCAACAAGCTGGGTGTATCCTTCAGTGGCTCGCCGCCCACACCTCTCCCAGGGCAGACCACCATTCAAGTAAGAGTGCCATATCGAGTTGTGGGTCTGGTTGTTGGACCGAAAGGTTCCACCATTAAACGCATCCAGCAGCAGACATGCACCTACATCGTGACCCCTAGCCGAGACCGTGACCCCGTCTTTGAGATCACAGGGTCACCGGGAAACGCTGAAAGGGCCCGCGAGGAGATCGAGGCGCACATCGCTTTCCGAACGGGAGGCCTGCACGACCACAACAACGAGAACGACTGCCTAGGGCCGGATGGCAGCAGTGGGCCAGCAGGCTCCGGGGGTCTGGAGAGCCGCCTGCAGCAGGTgtgggggctgcaggggggccAGCGCAAGCCGCTCACCAGCAGCTACCGCCAGAACTTCTCAGACGCCATggtcggagggggaggggaagtagGGGGAATCTACAGTAAGGGCAACTTCTCCAGCTCTGGAGAGAAGCCATGCTCTTACTTTGGTTCGGAGGGCACCCAGAGCTGGGGTGACCCGGACTACCCCAAACAGGTGGCTTTCTATGCCCAGCAGCGGTCCAAGAGCTTCGGCGGTCTTCCCCTTCCCCTGACCAGACTCTCCCCTGGCCTGCCCGAGCCCTGTGGTGGAGGAAGCACAGCCAACTCTTCAGTTACCAGCATCGCCGCTGTTGCCGGCTCGCCCCACGCCCAGGCCCGGCGTGCCCACAGCGAGCCCACCTCGGCCAGTGTTGGCTTCCCTGGGCGCCTCCCTGTGCCGGACTCTCCACCGGCCATCATGCGGGACTGCATGACCTGCTTTGAAAGTAAAGTAACGGCTGCCCTGGTGCCCTGTGGCCACAACCTCTTCTGCATGGAGTGTGCCATCCGCATTTGTGAGCTCAACCACCCGGAGTGCCCTGTTTGCCACACCTTGGTTACGCAGGCCATCCGAATATTCTCTTAA